Sequence from the Argonema galeatum A003/A1 genome:
CTCTGGTAAAGTGCTTGGTACAGCACCTCAATGGCACTATAACTGTTTCCAGTTACCCGATTCAGGGTCAGTCGTGGTCAACTTGCTTTACCGTGACCTTGCCTCAAATGCAAGGATAATTAGGGACTAGGGGCTAGGTAAAGACAAATTGGAATGGTGGCGGTGCATAAAGTAAAAAATCATATTATGTCCATAAATGTTGCGCCTGGGCCACTACGTTGGCAACGGCCTAAATATTCCCCGCTGGCACGTCAGATAGACGTTTTTGCCGCGTCTGGAAAATTCATGTTCTATTTGTGGTGGGATGGCATCTTTGCTAATAACTCATCATTAGAGAGAAAGCGTCGGGCTCAGTGGTTAGTTCGTACTCTGCTCAATTTAGGGCCGACTTTTATTAAAATTGGACAGGCTTTGTCTACTCGTGCGGATTTGCTACCCCCAGAGTATGTGGATGCTTTGGCGCAGTTACAAGATAATGTCCCGGCATTTAGTGCTGATGTTGCTCTAGCTCTAGTACAATCTGAACTGGGCAAGCCTATTTATACTTTATTTCGGGATTTCAACCATATTCCCATTGCTGCTGCCAGTTTGGGACAGGTACACAAAGCACGTCTCCACACTGGGGAAGAAGTTGTTGTCAAAGTGCAGCGTCCCGGATTGCAAAAGTTATTTGATGTGGATGTGAAGGCTGTCTACAAAATCATGCGTTTTTGTCAGCACTATTTTCCTTGGACAAGAAAGTACGATCTAGAGCCAATCTATCATGAATTTTTTACGATTTTATATCAAGAGATTGATTACATACAAGAAGGTAAAAATGCCGAACGTTTTCGCTATAACTTTATGGATTATCCCGGCATTATTGTACCTAGAGTTTATTGGGATTATACCACTACGAAAGTTTTGACAGTGGAATATGTTCCGGGTATTAAGGTTGACGATCTCCAAACAATAGTCGCCTGCGGCTTAGATCCTAAAAAAATTAACCAAATCGGTATTTCTTGTTACCTAAAGCAATTGTTAGTGGATGGTTTTTTTCAAGCCGATCCCCATCCGGGAAATCTGGCGGTGAATCCAGCAGACGGCAGTCTGATTTTTTATGACTTTGGCATGATGGCAGAGGTGAAGTCTCTTGCCAAAGATCAGATGGTTCGCAACTTTTTTGCCGTCTTAAGAAAGGATACGGATGAGGTACTCGATACTTTAATTAAAATGGGTTTAATTGAGCCGGTGCAGGATATGACTCCGGTGCGACGGCTGATCTCTTTTCTGTTAGAAAAGTTTACCGAAAAGCCAATAGATTTCAAAGCTTTTAGTGAAATCAAGAATGAATTGTATCTGATGTTTGAGCAGCAACCTTTTCGTTTGCCAGCACAGATGACATTCATTTTGAAATCTTTGACGACTCTGGACGGTATTGCTAGAGGGCTAGATCCTGAATACAATTTAATGGTGGCGGCTCAGCCTTTTGTGAATAGTATAGCTGTCTCTAAAGGGCGAGTAAATACGGTTGTAGAACTGGCAAGACAGACAAGGGATTTGATCAAATATAAGTTGAATCAGCCTAGTAAAACCGAAG
This genomic interval carries:
- a CDS encoding ABC1 kinase family protein encodes the protein MSINVAPGPLRWQRPKYSPLARQIDVFAASGKFMFYLWWDGIFANNSSLERKRRAQWLVRTLLNLGPTFIKIGQALSTRADLLPPEYVDALAQLQDNVPAFSADVALALVQSELGKPIYTLFRDFNHIPIAAASLGQVHKARLHTGEEVVVKVQRPGLQKLFDVDVKAVYKIMRFCQHYFPWTRKYDLEPIYHEFFTILYQEIDYIQEGKNAERFRYNFMDYPGIIVPRVYWDYTTTKVLTVEYVPGIKVDDLQTIVACGLDPKKINQIGISCYLKQLLVDGFFQADPHPGNLAVNPADGSLIFYDFGMMAEVKSLAKDQMVRNFFAVLRKDTDEVLDTLIKMGLIEPVQDMTPVRRLISFLLEKFTEKPIDFKAFSEIKNELYLMFEQQPFRLPAQMTFILKSLTTLDGIARGLDPEYNLMVAAQPFVNSIAVSKGRVNTVVELARQTRDLIKYKLNQPSKTEVLIRRLERRIEEGELQVSVRSISSDRIIKRINIAIKSLIYACLTGFTLLAGAVLLVGGYQGGAIAAFMLSGLGFLVLLRSLIDLGIKEKLDKL